A section of the Paenibacillus odorifer genome encodes:
- a CDS encoding sensor histidine kinase: MGIQKRLVGSYFILICLTVLILEIILNVSVRYYYFHNIEETLMNQAELSASFFQQYFGDQDLEEQSDRLLKGFASHSDAQVQIINVEGWLLQDSNGLQGDLTMTEYIDVQAAIKGQPGSWKGADPNTEEAIYAVSYPLQANGNIVGGVRFITSLTETIHTVKHITVLLIGVGIIVIGIVTLLGLLLSWTITRSIKDLKQAADQMTEGDFSIRVHKRYQDELGSLADTLNMMASRISKSEQLKNDFIASVSHELRTPLTSIKGWAITLKASEVSNQPLFYDGLDIIESESDRLTHMVDELLDFSKLDNGRIAVHFTSVDLTELLQHIGRQLTPRATRQGISLEVKIEEHLPVIQADENRVKQVMINLIDNSLKFTGSSDRILISAHTVPGKVVISVEDTGSGIAETDLENVRQKFYKGDQQASGSGLGLSISEQIIKLHHGELRISSTLGKGTIVQFDLPIE; this comes from the coding sequence ATGGGGATTCAGAAAAGATTAGTAGGAAGCTATTTTATACTCATTTGTCTTACTGTGCTCATTCTTGAAATCATTCTTAATGTATCTGTGCGATATTATTATTTTCATAACATAGAGGAAACCTTGATGAATCAAGCAGAGCTATCGGCTTCTTTTTTTCAGCAATACTTTGGGGACCAGGATCTGGAGGAACAATCGGATAGGTTACTGAAGGGTTTTGCGAGTCATTCTGATGCACAGGTGCAGATTATTAATGTTGAAGGCTGGCTGTTGCAGGACTCAAATGGACTTCAAGGCGATCTAACTATGACTGAGTACATAGATGTACAAGCAGCAATAAAAGGGCAGCCCGGCAGTTGGAAAGGTGCGGACCCTAACACAGAGGAAGCAATTTACGCGGTATCTTATCCCTTGCAGGCTAATGGAAACATAGTGGGGGGAGTCAGATTTATCACGTCCTTAACGGAAACTATACATACAGTTAAACATATTACGGTTTTACTGATCGGGGTGGGGATAATCGTTATTGGCATTGTCACCTTACTTGGATTATTGCTGTCTTGGACCATAACCAGATCAATTAAAGATCTGAAGCAGGCAGCAGACCAGATGACCGAAGGTGATTTCAGCATCAGAGTGCATAAGCGCTATCAAGATGAGCTTGGTTCATTGGCGGATACGTTAAATATGATGGCAAGCCGAATCTCCAAGAGTGAACAGCTTAAGAATGATTTTATCGCTTCCGTATCCCATGAACTGCGAACACCCTTGACCTCGATCAAAGGTTGGGCAATTACCTTAAAGGCGAGTGAGGTGAGTAATCAACCTCTATTTTATGATGGGCTTGATATTATTGAATCCGAAAGTGACAGGTTAACTCATATGGTGGATGAATTGTTGGATTTCTCTAAGTTGGATAACGGAAGAATCGCCGTTCACTTCACATCAGTGGATCTAACAGAACTGCTGCAGCATATCGGCAGACAACTTACCCCTAGAGCGACCCGACAAGGCATCTCACTAGAAGTGAAAATAGAAGAACATCTGCCAGTGATTCAAGCTGACGAGAATCGTGTGAAGCAAGTCATGATTAATCTCATTGATAATTCACTCAAATTTACTGGTTCATCAGATCGGATTTTAATCAGCGCCCATACGGTTCCAGGGAAAGTCGTGATTTCTGTAGAGGATACAGGCTCAGGTATCGCAGAGACGGATTTAGAGAATGTGCGGCAAAAATTCTACAAAGGGGATCAACAGGCTTCGGGCAGTGGCTTGGGTTTATCCATCTCGGAACAGATCATTAAATTGCATCATGGAGAGCTGCGAATAAGCAGCACTTTAGGCAAAGGAACGATTGTCCAATTTGACTTACCGATAGAATAA
- a CDS encoding response regulator transcription factor — protein MDTVDRNHVLIVEDDDNIRRFISINLTNNGFVVSEAACGEEALQSFEVSRPDVMVLDIMLPDSNGFEICRKLREKDAGVIIIFLTARGQDLDKINGLEMGADDYIVKPFNPLELVARIKAILRRTESALKPQKTILQAGPIRLDLNANKMFKQDDSIELTPKEFQLMKTFLEHPDTALSRNELMNLVWGEDYIGDPKTVDVHVRKLREKIEVDASNPHWLETVWGLGYRFRKDG, from the coding sequence GTGGATACTGTTGATCGCAATCATGTGCTTATTGTGGAAGATGACGATAATATTAGACGTTTTATATCTATAAATTTAACGAATAATGGGTTTGTGGTTAGTGAAGCTGCTTGTGGAGAAGAAGCATTGCAGAGCTTTGAGGTGAGCCGTCCAGATGTTATGGTTCTGGATATCATGTTGCCTGATTCTAATGGGTTCGAAATATGCCGAAAGCTAAGAGAGAAAGACGCTGGGGTCATCATCATTTTCTTAACCGCACGTGGACAGGATTTGGACAAAATCAATGGCCTTGAAATGGGTGCTGACGATTACATTGTTAAACCTTTTAATCCATTAGAATTGGTAGCACGTATTAAAGCTATTTTGCGCCGTACAGAATCCGCTCTAAAGCCGCAAAAAACGATACTTCAAGCTGGACCGATCCGGCTGGATTTGAACGCGAACAAGATGTTTAAGCAGGATGACAGCATTGAATTAACTCCGAAGGAATTTCAGTTGATGAAAACCTTTCTGGAGCATCCGGATACAGCACTCTCTAGAAATGAATTAATGAATCTTGTCTGGGGAGAGGATTATATTGGAGATCCCAAAACGGTGGATGTTCATGTGCGTAAGTTAAGAGAGAAAATTGAGGTTGATGCTTCTAATCCGCATTGGCTTGAGACGGTATGGGGGCTCGGTTACCGCTTTAGAAAGGATGGTTGA
- a CDS encoding Gfo/Idh/MocA family protein, translating into MSKVFRVGIIGCGGIANGKHLPSLSRQSKVEIVAFCDIIKERADEAAEKYGNNEATVYTDYTELLKDQSIDIIHVLTPNDVHAEISIAALEAGKHVMCEKPMAKTAADAKRMVEAAKRTGKKLTIGYDNRYREDSLYLKKACESGELGHIYFAKAHAIRRRAVPTWGVFLDEEKQGGGPLIDIGTHALDLTLWMMDNYKPKVVLGTKYHELSQKEEAANAWGPWDPKKFTVEDSAFGMVVMENGATIMLEASWALNSLDVHEAKCSLSGTEAGADMKDGLRINGEKFSKLYTNKIELGAGGVAYYEGKAESAPDIELRKWIEAIEQDKDPVVTPEQAFVVSQILEAIYESAQTGKAVYLD; encoded by the coding sequence ATGAGTAAGGTTTTTCGTGTAGGGATTATTGGATGTGGTGGTATTGCGAATGGCAAACATCTTCCAAGCTTGAGCAGACAAAGTAAGGTTGAGATCGTGGCTTTCTGTGACATTATTAAAGAACGTGCTGATGAGGCAGCGGAGAAATACGGAAATAATGAAGCTACTGTCTATACGGATTACACTGAACTATTAAAAGATCAATCCATTGATATTATTCATGTGCTTACGCCTAATGATGTCCATGCGGAAATATCAATCGCTGCTCTAGAAGCCGGAAAACATGTGATGTGCGAAAAACCAATGGCTAAGACGGCGGCAGATGCCAAACGAATGGTTGAAGCAGCGAAACGTACAGGCAAGAAGCTGACCATTGGATATGACAACCGGTACAGAGAAGACAGCTTATATTTGAAAAAAGCTTGTGAGTCCGGAGAGCTTGGTCATATTTATTTTGCAAAAGCACATGCCATCAGACGGAGAGCCGTACCGACCTGGGGAGTATTTCTTGATGAAGAGAAACAAGGCGGCGGTCCGCTTATCGATATCGGAACCCATGCGCTGGATCTAACCCTTTGGATGATGGATAACTATAAACCAAAAGTTGTGCTGGGCACTAAATATCATGAACTTTCACAAAAAGAAGAAGCCGCCAACGCCTGGGGACCGTGGGACCCTAAAAAGTTCACCGTGGAGGATTCAGCCTTTGGAATGGTCGTAATGGAGAATGGCGCAACAATCATGCTGGAAGCGAGCTGGGCTCTGAATTCACTAGACGTACATGAAGCGAAATGCAGCTTAAGTGGAACGGAAGCAGGCGCAGATATGAAGGACGGACTTAGAATTAACGGAGAGAAATTCAGCAAGCTGTACACTAATAAAATTGAGCTTGGGGCAGGCGGTGTTGCCTATTATGAAGGAAAAGCTGAAAGTGCTCCGGATATTGAATTAAGAAAGTGGATTGAAGCGATTGAACAGGATAAGGACCCGGTTGTAACTCCTGAACAGGCTTTTGTTGTTTCGCAAATATTGGAAGCTATTTATGAATCGGCGCAGACCGGCAAGGCTGTGTATCTGGATTAG
- a CDS encoding AraC family transcriptional regulator has protein sequence MSSFPYEMMFEKQDMLERLDITILWGHYEITVFRFHLTSFPPGRVVEFHNHSEFEFHFIPRGKGEVILGDQKYPLSEGMFYLTGPGVMHRQEADADESMEELCLHVDIKKRIRDDADLWEVAEAETCVEKLKCLPLVPAQDYHGAMKCFREAYEACDGKLTGYYTSIKHLVISILLKAVRAYDSGGIRTEAPVRDMLTYRYQYAMQYMEANYSGTVTLENVAEKLNISSRQLQRVFKQVNAEQSFSRALEDIRLQAVCRKLEESNYPIEQIAQSEGFTNATYLHIVFRKRLGMTPATYRNSKQIH, from the coding sequence TTGAGCAGCTTTCCCTATGAGATGATGTTTGAGAAGCAGGACATGCTTGAAAGATTGGATATCACGATTCTATGGGGACATTACGAGATTACAGTGTTTAGATTTCATTTGACATCTTTTCCACCGGGCAGAGTAGTCGAGTTCCATAATCATTCTGAATTTGAATTTCATTTCATTCCGCGCGGGAAGGGAGAAGTCATTCTTGGGGATCAAAAATATCCTCTTTCAGAAGGAATGTTCTATCTAACCGGACCAGGTGTTATGCATCGTCAAGAGGCAGATGCTGATGAATCCATGGAAGAGCTATGTCTGCATGTTGACATCAAGAAGAGGATCAGGGATGATGCTGATCTTTGGGAGGTTGCGGAAGCTGAGACCTGTGTGGAGAAGCTGAAGTGTTTACCCTTGGTTCCAGCACAAGACTATCACGGGGCTATGAAGTGTTTTCGAGAAGCGTACGAAGCATGCGATGGGAAGTTGACCGGATATTATACTTCAATTAAGCATCTTGTGATCAGTATTTTACTAAAAGCCGTTAGAGCGTATGATTCAGGCGGGATCCGCACGGAGGCGCCGGTTAGAGATATGCTGACTTACCGGTATCAATACGCAATGCAATATATGGAAGCGAATTATTCAGGAACGGTTACCTTAGAAAATGTTGCGGAAAAGCTAAATATTAGTTCAAGGCAGCTGCAGCGGGTGTTTAAGCAAGTAAATGCAGAACAATCATTCAGTAGGGCGCTTGAGGATATTCGATTGCAAGCGGTCTGCCGCAAGCTTGAAGAAAGCAATTATCCGATAGAACAAATCGCACAGTCGGAAGGGTTTACCAATGCTACCTATTTGCATATTGTCTTCCGCAAGCGGTTAGGTATGACACCGGCAACTTATCGAAACAGCAAACAAATCCATTAG
- a CDS encoding Gfo/Idh/MocA family protein, which translates to MTIRIGKLSYWHVHAWDYTKQAQEHEDTVLAAVWDENVERGNKAAESLNIPFFESLDDLLAQEDIDAVIVDAPTNMHRDVIVAAAKAGKHIFTEKVIAPTLKEVNAIIAEVNENKVKLTVSLPRLNDGYTLTIQEILSQELLGKITYVRVRLSHNGATESWLPDHFFSLEQCGGGALIDLGCHPMYLAKLFLDQDVTGVSANFGYVTGKEVEDNAVVTLFTDSGAIGVVEAGFVNSHSPFTIEVHGTEGTLLYGTPENKLLLRTNKSTDKEEGWKEVALQSNRESAFHQWVDHIQNNTLATQNVEMAVELTRLMEVANRSAKEGCVIPIGRT; encoded by the coding sequence ATGACCATTAGAATTGGTAAGCTCAGCTATTGGCATGTGCATGCATGGGATTATACCAAGCAAGCTCAGGAGCATGAAGATACCGTATTAGCTGCAGTTTGGGACGAAAACGTAGAGCGTGGGAACAAAGCTGCGGAAAGCTTGAATATTCCTTTTTTTGAATCACTGGATGATCTGCTTGCGCAAGAGGATATAGATGCCGTTATCGTGGATGCACCAACGAATATGCATAGAGACGTAATCGTGGCTGCAGCCAAGGCGGGCAAACATATTTTCACAGAAAAAGTTATTGCCCCAACGTTAAAAGAAGTTAACGCAATTATCGCAGAAGTTAACGAGAACAAAGTGAAGCTAACGGTCTCCTTGCCTCGTTTAAATGACGGCTATACACTAACTATTCAAGAGATTCTAAGTCAGGAACTGCTCGGCAAGATTACTTACGTTAGAGTTCGCTTATCCCATAACGGAGCAACGGAAAGCTGGCTTCCTGATCATTTCTTTAGCTTGGAGCAATGTGGAGGCGGAGCTTTGATTGATCTTGGCTGTCATCCCATGTATTTGGCGAAGCTTTTCTTAGATCAAGATGTGACTGGGGTAAGTGCTAATTTTGGTTATGTAACCGGTAAAGAAGTGGAAGATAATGCCGTAGTGACACTATTTACGGATTCAGGAGCAATTGGTGTGGTGGAGGCTGGTTTCGTGAATAGTCATTCGCCGTTTACTATCGAGGTGCATGGAACTGAAGGAACGCTGCTTTACGGAACACCAGAGAATAAGCTTCTTCTTAGAACGAACAAATCCACGGATAAAGAAGAAGGCTGGAAAGAAGTAGCCCTGCAAAGCAATCGTGAAAGCGCCTTCCATCAATGGGTTGATCATATTCAAAATAATACACTTGCCACTCAAAATGTTGAAATGGCAGTTGAGCTTACCAGATTAATGGAGGTGGCGAACCGCTCGGCTAAAGAAGGCTGTGTAATTCCGATTGGGAGGACTTAA
- a CDS encoding GIY-YIG nuclease family protein has product MDKSKRKELQEQYKQLKTYMGAIQITNKRSGKIFVDSYPNLKNKWMTIQMQLDMGRFANAELQKDWKELGAEAFSYEVLEQKESEDVTDVRWELKLLKKKWFEKLQPFDDKGYNKPLTH; this is encoded by the coding sequence ATGGACAAAAGTAAACGTAAAGAACTTCAGGAGCAATATAAGCAGCTCAAGACGTACATGGGTGCTATTCAAATTACAAACAAAAGAAGCGGGAAAATATTCGTTGACAGCTATCCCAACCTGAAGAATAAATGGATGACTATACAGATGCAATTAGATATGGGCAGATTTGCGAATGCAGAGCTGCAAAAGGACTGGAAGGAACTTGGAGCAGAAGCCTTCAGCTATGAGGTGTTAGAGCAGAAGGAGTCAGAAGACGTAACCGACGTGCGCTGGGAGCTTAAACTATTGAAAAAGAAGTGGTTCGAGAAATTGCAACCCTTTGATGACAAAGGATATAATAAGCCACTTACCCATTAA
- a CDS encoding DUF6530 family protein — protein sequence MKIPTTLKHKPVVVSENYEQVDGRYAGDTDAKGLSLGLAQWNDRGKVDISAKVWRHTGDKWSRQSEELPMHRVLDLAILICRSSLYFQEAYRFPKMYDPESPMIDRIGLQGDAMSVSVCADNPMIDNDIKLFAQALSDDGEMIGERLSVLSRLLKEMGY from the coding sequence ATGAAAATTCCAACAACTCTAAAACATAAACCTGTAGTCGTGTCAGAAAATTACGAGCAGGTTGATGGCCGCTACGCCGGGGACACAGATGCAAAAGGTCTATCCCTAGGATTAGCACAATGGAACGATAGAGGAAAGGTCGACATCTCAGCAAAGGTATGGAGACATACAGGGGACAAATGGTCGAGACAGTCCGAAGAGCTGCCAATGCACAGAGTGCTTGACCTGGCAATTTTGATTTGCAGAAGTAGTTTGTATTTTCAAGAGGCCTATCGTTTTCCAAAAATGTATGATCCCGAGAGCCCTATGATTGATCGTATTGGACTGCAGGGAGATGCAATGAGTGTATCTGTATGTGCAGATAATCCCATGATTGATAATGATATTAAGCTGTTCGCTCAGGCGCTTAGTGATGATGGTGAAATGATCGGAGAACGACTTTCGGTATTGTCCCGTTTATTGAAAGAAATGGGGTACTGA
- a CDS encoding GNAT family N-acetyltransferase: MNKSNQMAISTLSPDDFESTCSVFEISIPDAFEKEGLDHLQDDIQSEIDHKKQMVMTSLDTTTGEPYFLLAKIEEQVVGTISFGACGEDIQTCTDHQLDEIGELGSLYIMPSYQGQGVGSALIKEMMIFLQKQGVERFCLDSGYKRAQVRWQRKFGKPYKVVEDYWGPDSVHMVWLCNVSDHLS; this comes from the coding sequence ATGAATAAGAGTAATCAAATGGCCATAAGCACACTTTCTCCAGATGATTTTGAATCCACATGCTCTGTTTTTGAAATTTCAATCCCAGATGCTTTTGAAAAAGAAGGGCTTGATCATTTACAAGACGATATCCAAAGTGAAATAGATCATAAAAAGCAAATGGTGATGACTTCACTGGATACTACGACTGGGGAGCCTTACTTCCTTCTTGCAAAAATAGAAGAGCAGGTGGTCGGTACGATTTCCTTTGGAGCTTGTGGCGAAGATATTCAAACCTGCACGGATCATCAGTTAGATGAAATAGGGGAATTGGGCAGTCTATACATCATGCCAAGTTATCAGGGTCAAGGTGTAGGTTCAGCCTTAATTAAGGAAATGATGATATTTCTACAAAAGCAAGGGGTAGAGCGGTTTTGTCTGGACAGCGGTTATAAACGTGCACAAGTCAGGTGGCAACGTAAATTTGGAAAACCTTATAAAGTAGTGGAAGACTATTGGGGACCTGATTCCGTACATATGGTTTGGTTGTGTAATGTGAGTGATCATTTAAGCTAG
- a CDS encoding LysE family translocator: MNILSFLIYCVVATFTPGPTNIVILSSVQHSGAKKSMGYVYGSTLAFGLLLILSTLLNRVLVEIIPNILIIMQVIGSLYMLYLAYKIFKMGSMEDQPDPNANFRSGVLMQLVNPKVLVFTLTVIPNYVMPFYTSSLALFMFVIIITVIGFFAFTTWVVFGTIFRTFMKNHQKVLNTVMALFLVYSAIMISGIL; the protein is encoded by the coding sequence ATGAATATATTGTCCTTTCTGATCTATTGCGTTGTCGCTACATTTACACCCGGTCCTACCAATATTGTTATTCTTTCTTCCGTGCAACATTCCGGGGCTAAAAAATCAATGGGGTATGTATACGGATCCACGCTGGCTTTTGGCTTATTACTTATCCTTTCTACTCTGCTGAACCGTGTTCTAGTAGAAATCATCCCAAATATCCTGATCATTATGCAAGTCATTGGGAGTTTATATATGCTCTACCTTGCTTATAAAATCTTTAAAATGGGTTCAATGGAAGACCAGCCTGACCCCAATGCCAATTTCCGCTCAGGCGTGCTTATGCAGCTTGTGAATCCTAAAGTGCTAGTATTTACACTAACGGTCATTCCCAACTACGTAATGCCATTCTATACCTCTTCGCTTGCCTTGTTTATGTTTGTTATAATTATAACTGTGATCGGATTTTTTGCATTTACGACATGGGTTGTATTTGGGACAATCTTCAGAACATTTATGAAAAATCATCAAAAAGTTCTAAATACCGTGATGGCACTGTTTTTAGTATACTCAGCCATTATGATATCGGGAATCCTATAA
- a CDS encoding AraC family transcriptional regulator has protein sequence MERFNYKKSAEILSLSASLTDFTYKKHCHEEYALGVTLRGIQQYNLDGSLQSSHKNGVMLFNPEQTHDGNAYDKGGIDYVMLYIKPTLMREILDKKELRFATPILYDDKLAQCILALNHAIQNGKEESLCSELLFTLVHLVSNTEIVTDRRTNNKFLKKAKEMMYCSLDHVLKLDDLCTEFGLSKYQFIREFKTHTGISPYQFFLNCKVERAKQSIERTKDIYAAVVDCGFVDLTHLNRHFKSVFGITAHEYRSQL, from the coding sequence GTGGAGAGATTTAACTATAAAAAGTCAGCAGAGATCCTGTCCTTATCCGCCAGCCTTACTGATTTCACCTATAAAAAACATTGCCATGAGGAATATGCACTCGGTGTGACCCTTCGTGGCATTCAGCAATATAATCTTGACGGTAGTTTGCAATCCTCACATAAAAATGGCGTAATGTTGTTTAATCCAGAACAAACACATGATGGCAATGCGTATGATAAAGGTGGCATTGATTATGTCATGCTTTATATTAAGCCAACCCTAATGCGAGAGATACTAGATAAAAAAGAACTCCGCTTCGCCACTCCTATCTTATACGATGACAAATTGGCGCAGTGCATATTAGCCCTAAACCATGCCATCCAGAATGGCAAAGAGGAGTCTTTGTGCAGTGAACTGTTATTCACTCTGGTTCATTTAGTATCTAATACTGAAATAGTTACCGATCGTAGAACGAATAATAAATTTCTCAAAAAAGCAAAGGAAATGATGTACTGCAGTTTAGACCATGTGCTGAAGCTGGACGATCTCTGCACAGAATTTGGTCTGTCCAAATATCAGTTTATTCGCGAGTTTAAGACACATACAGGAATATCGCCCTATCAATTTTTCTTAAATTGCAAGGTAGAGCGTGCCAAGCAGTCCATTGAGAGAACCAAGGATATCTATGCAGCTGTTGTAGATTGCGGATTTGTGGATCTAACTCATCTGAACAGGCATTTTAAGAGCGTGTTCGGAATAACCGCACATGAATATCGGTCACAGCTGTAA
- the nagA gene encoding N-acetylglucosamine-6-phosphate deacetylase, translating into MTYILQNVQVVLQNSIVSAANVWISEGKVMRIDSGDTSIPEGEYERIDGGGHLLVPGMIDVHIHGANGFDMMDGTEESIQEVSKACAASGCTSFLATSVSSTMEDLLEMIRSVKRVIGHEVGAKIAGIHLEGPYLNPKRKGMQNEKYLRHPNLEEMKLIFQEAGSLIKMVTIAPELPGGMELLSFLKERGVVIAIAHSDATYEESKQAFAAGASHVTHCFNGMRPIHHRDPGIVVAAFEEKHVSLQAIVDNVHLHPAIIRLMHTMKGPEGMVLITDALQAMGLGDGNYIFGGHQVTVSGGIARLEDGTLASSTVTMNEALRYTVETGISLTDAVQMASTTPANILELQQKGTIITGLDADLVLMDDEFKVLWTMVGGQILQL; encoded by the coding sequence ATGACTTATATTTTGCAAAATGTACAAGTAGTGCTTCAGAATAGTATAGTTTCAGCGGCCAATGTATGGATTTCTGAAGGAAAAGTGATGAGGATAGACTCAGGAGATACCTCTATCCCAGAGGGTGAGTATGAACGGATTGATGGCGGAGGGCATTTGTTAGTGCCCGGAATGATAGATGTGCATATTCATGGTGCTAACGGGTTTGATATGATGGACGGTACTGAAGAGAGTATTCAAGAAGTATCGAAGGCTTGCGCAGCATCTGGTTGCACCTCATTTCTGGCTACCTCTGTGAGTTCTACGATGGAAGATCTTTTAGAGATGATTCGTAGTGTCAAACGTGTAATTGGGCATGAAGTGGGAGCAAAGATCGCAGGCATTCACTTAGAGGGACCTTATCTAAACCCCAAGAGAAAAGGAATGCAAAATGAAAAGTATCTGCGGCATCCTAACTTAGAGGAAATGAAGCTCATTTTCCAAGAAGCTGGATCACTCATTAAAATGGTTACGATTGCTCCTGAGCTGCCGGGAGGCATGGAGCTTCTTTCCTTTTTGAAGGAACGGGGAGTGGTGATAGCAATTGCTCATTCGGATGCCACATATGAGGAATCCAAACAAGCTTTTGCCGCTGGGGCAAGTCATGTTACGCATTGTTTTAATGGCATGCGGCCGATCCATCATCGAGATCCGGGGATTGTGGTTGCCGCTTTCGAAGAGAAACATGTAAGCCTGCAAGCTATTGTGGATAATGTCCATCTGCATCCTGCAATTATCCGATTGATGCATACCATGAAAGGACCAGAAGGAATGGTCTTGATCACAGATGCGTTACAAGCAATGGGGTTAGGGGATGGGAACTATATATTTGGAGGACATCAGGTTACGGTATCTGGGGGCATAGCGCGATTGGAAGATGGCACGCTGGCCTCCAGTACAGTTACCATGAATGAAGCCTTACGTTATACTGTCGAAACTGGAATTTCGCTGACAGATGCCGTACAAATGGCTTCAACTACACCTGCTAATATTCTTGAACTTCAACAAAAGGGGACGATAATCACTGGCTTAGATGCTGACCTGGTCCTCATGGATGATGAATTTAAAGTGCTCTGGACAATGGTAGGAGGGCAAATCTTACAGCTGTGA
- a CDS encoding DeoR/GlpR family DNA-binding transcription regulator, whose translation MYQEERLLKILEYLKQHQAMSVQDICTQFEVSRDTARRDIVRLVQEGVVVRTHGGLALPELQKELLSYQDRLIDESESKQRIGKIGAALIQDRETVILDVSTTVQFVAEQISAQDITVVTHSIDNVGILSHREDLQIYVLGGYLNVKNRLLYGSSIIDKLSEIRADKAFIGASAICADGLYYPYEEDARVKREMARRSDQVILVADHTKFNAKSFYRLDFDFIDILITNRELPIEIREVLDQKNITVIECQDEAEEVRNQE comes from the coding sequence ATGTATCAAGAGGAACGATTATTAAAAATACTCGAATATTTGAAACAACACCAAGCAATGAGTGTTCAAGATATCTGTACGCAATTTGAAGTCTCAAGAGATACTGCCCGACGGGATATTGTTAGGTTAGTACAAGAGGGCGTCGTTGTTCGGACGCATGGCGGTCTAGCGTTACCTGAATTGCAAAAAGAATTATTATCTTACCAGGATCGTTTGATCGATGAATCCGAGAGTAAGCAGAGAATAGGGAAGATCGGAGCCGCGCTTATCCAAGATCGTGAGACTGTGATTTTAGACGTATCGACCACTGTACAGTTTGTTGCTGAACAAATTAGTGCACAGGATATTACGGTTGTCACGCATTCAATAGATAATGTAGGGATTTTATCCCATCGTGAGGATCTGCAAATTTATGTACTTGGTGGTTACTTGAATGTGAAAAACCGCTTGTTATATGGTTCTTCCATTATCGATAAACTTAGTGAAATTCGTGCGGATAAAGCCTTTATTGGAGCGTCGGCGATCTGTGCTGATGGGCTCTATTATCCTTATGAAGAAGATGCGCGGGTAAAAAGAGAAATGGCTCGAAGATCTGATCAAGTGATTTTAGTAGCCGATCACACCAAATTTAATGCCAAATCCTTTTATCGGCTAGACTTTGACTTCATTGATATTTTAATTACAAATCGAGAGCTTCCAATCGAGATCAGAGAAGTTCTAGATCAGAAGAACATCACAGTTATTGAGTGTCAAGATGAAGCTGAAGAGGTTCGAAATCAAGAGTGA
- a CDS encoding DinB family protein yields MFHAYDVLANQLLANANDPSWYVPFEVAVKDLSEEEAFWKVTEESNSIAEIVQHLLYWNETWQTRYKEASVHAVPSVDNNNTFVVAEEKTFEALQKQLLEVLLHWQELIKKEQLEADVQGFPDSKWWEVLGNVTTHNAYHVGQIVFIRKIQKSWNRNVK; encoded by the coding sequence ATGTTTCATGCTTATGATGTTCTAGCCAACCAGTTGCTGGCCAATGCAAATGATCCGAGTTGGTATGTGCCCTTTGAAGTGGCGGTTAAAGACTTAAGTGAAGAAGAAGCTTTTTGGAAGGTAACGGAAGAAAGCAATAGTATTGCTGAGATTGTGCAGCATCTGCTTTACTGGAATGAAACTTGGCAAACAAGGTATAAAGAAGCCAGTGTTCATGCGGTTCCTTCAGTGGATAATAATAATACCTTTGTCGTTGCAGAAGAGAAAACGTTCGAAGCGTTGCAAAAACAACTTTTAGAGGTTCTTTTACATTGGCAGGAATTGATTAAGAAAGAACAATTGGAAGCTGATGTTCAAGGATTCCCAGACAGTAAATGGTGGGAAGTACTCGGAAATGTAACAACCCATAATGCTTATCATGTGGGCCAGATTGTTTTTATTCGAAAAATACAAAAAAGCTGGAACCGCAATGTGAAGTGA